TCAAGCTAATGATAATCAGTTGGTTTATCATTTTGATTTTTATAGATTGAAAAACGAAATCGAGGCCATGGATATGGGAGTTGATGATTATTTGTATTCCGGTAATTGGTGTTTTATCGAATGGGCGGAAAAGATTCCTAGTCTGGTTCCCGAACCTCATTCGGTGGTGACAATAGAACTGCTTCCGAATGGAAAACGTTCTTTGGAATTAATTTAAAACTTTTACGTAAATTGTGCCACTAATTCAACAAGACCAATGTCAATCCTTATATCTCCATTCACAAAACAACAGCTTTTGCCTCAAGAGGAAAAACTGGAAATAACCAGAAAAAAAAGCGAACTTTTTATTGGTATCCCAAAAGAAAACAGTTATCAGGAACGTCGCATTTGTCTCACTCCGGATGCAGTAAACTCATTGACTTATCACGGACATCGTGTTATGATTGAATCAGGTGCAGGAGAAAGTTCCAGCTATTCAGATAAAGAATATAGTGATGCGGGTGCCGAAGTGACTAAGGATACCAAAAAGGTATTTGGTTGTCCAATGATATTAAAAGTGGAACCTCCAAGTCTTGCCGAAATTGAAATGATAAATCCAAAGACGATTTTGATTTCAGCCATTCAAATAAAAACCAGAAAAAAAATATATTTCGAAGCTTTGGCTAAGAAAAAAATCACGGCTCTTGCCTTTGAATACATAAAAGACGAAGACGGAACTTATCCGGCCGTGAAGTCTTTGAGCGAAATTGCAGGAACCGCCTCAATCCTTATTGCTGCTGAATTGATGATTACCAATGAGTTTGGAAAAGGATTATTATTTGGAAATATTACAGGCGTCCCTCCTACCGATGTTGTAATTTTGGGCGCAGGAACTGTTGGTGAATTTGCTGCAAAAACCGCCATTGGTTTAGGTGCCAATGTAAAAGTTTTTGATAATTCGATTACTAAATTACGTCGTTTACAAAACAATTTGAATCAACGTATTTTTACCTCTACTATTCAGCCTAAATCATTATTGAAAGCATTGAGACGTTGTGATGTCGCTATTGGTGCTATGCGAGGACTGGAACGTTGTCCAGTTGTAGTTACTGAAACTATGGTGGAACACATGAAAAAAGGTGCTGTAATTGTGGATGTGAGCATTGATACCGGAGGTTGTTTTGAAACTTCAGAAGTGACTTCACACGAGAAACCAACGTTTATCAAAAGTAATGTATTGCATTATTGTGTGCCTAATATTCCATCGCGATATTCAAAAACAGCATCCCTTTCGATAAGTAATATTATCACACCGTATTTGATGCAAATTGCTGAAGATGGTGGAATTGAAAGTGCTATTCGCTGTGATAAAGGCTTGAAAAATGGCGTGTATATGTACCACGGAATCCTAACAAATAAAGCCATTGGCGAATGGTTTGGATTGCCAGACAGCGACATTAATTTAATTGTTTTTTAAGTAAACTTTACTTTACCTTTGCCAAAAAAAATACTTCATGAAGTTTATACATCGTTTTGCTTACTATTTTATTGGTTTAATTATGGGAATGTTTTTTGTTGCTATTGTTTTTAGCGGAAAAGACACGCGTTGCAATTATTTCCCAAATGCCAGAGTTTTGAATGATTTAAGAAATAAACCTTTTAACTATTCGGATAAAGCCTCCCAAATATTAGCCGAAAGCTGGATTGACACCGTTGACATAAAAAATACGTTGAAATTTGGAGATATTGATTTTGACCAAAGTAATGTTGAAGTCGAAAAAGGAAAATTGTACGTTATAGAAGGAAAAACGTTGAAAAACCAAGAAATTACACTTAAAGTAATCAACTATTCAGACAAAGCGGTTTTGCAGGATATTATTAAAAAATAATCTGAAAATTATTTATTCTATCTGTTCAAACCATGCAATAGGTTTTAAATTATTGCTTTTCAGATATTCATTTGTTTTACTAAAGTGCTTGTTTCCAAACATTTTCCCTGATTGGCACTCATCGGAGAAGGATGCCCGGATTCTAAAAGTAAATGCTTGTTTCGGTCAATTTTCTGTCCTTTTTTATGAGCGAAATTGCCCCAAAGTAAAAAAACAACGTTTTGTTTTTCATCTGAAATTTTTTGGATAACGGCATCGGTGAAAACATTCCATTTTAAATGTTTATGGCTGTTTGGATTGTCTTCTCGGACGGTCAAAGAAGCATTCAAAAGCAAAACACCCTGCTTCGCCCAAGATTCTAAATTTCCTGTTGCAGGAAATAATAAAATGTCCAAATCATCACACATTTCCCTAAAAATATTTCGTAGCGAAGGAGGAATTTTTACTCCGTCATTTACAGAAAAACACAAGCCATTTGCTTTTCCAGATTTACACTTTCCATTTTTTCTAGATATAAGTTGGATTCACTATTACTTTCTTACAAATTTCAAATTATTGAGCATTACTTTAAACTTCTTTCCGGATCTAAAAATTACCGAGGCAGATCGAACGTTTTTTGGTGATACTGCCTCTGGAGTAGTGCTTGCGGTTCCTTTCACGCTAATTTGGAAAGCACCTAAATGCCCCAGTCTGACAATTTTACCAGCCTCTAATTCTTTGGAAACAGTAGTTACTAAACTAATAATTACCGCATAACAATCGGCTTGAGTTAAAGAGGAACTATAGGCGATTTGTTCCGAAAGTTCTTCTAAATCTATTTCACCTGTTTTGGTTGATTTGGGGTAATACAGCATCGGAGCATTTGGATTTGTGGGGTTCGTCTTTCCAATAGGTGTTATAGTAATAGCCATATAATTTATCTTTAAAGTGGGTTCAATCGGTTGGTTATTACAAAAGTAATAATTCATGCTGATGAAACAATAAATTTACCACGGTAACTTAGTTGCATTACCGCGGTAGATTACATAAGTTACCACGGTAAACAAAGAGTAATATCCATATTAATTTAGAAACTCGGTATTACGAATACAAAAAATGATAAGGTAAGGCCTAAAAAATAACTGTAATAATACAGAAAACTGTTGTTCTGCCTCAAATTAGTCCATTTTAGTACAATACTCCTGAGGAGACAATCCTGTAATGGATTTAAAACTCTTGAAGAAAGGGCTATAAGAAGAAAAACCAACATCCGTTGCGAGAGATTCCATCGTGTTGCTTTTAAGATAATCTTCTTCCATAAAACCAATAGCTTTTTGAATTCGGATTATTTTTTTAAAATCACTAAAACTGACATTGGAATGATATTTAAAGACATACAGTAAATGACTCTTTGGGATACCCAGTTTATTGGCTAAATCTTCTGCCGAAAAAGTTTCTTTAAAAAACAAATTGGAATGCAACGCCAAATGCTCAATTTCAATAATATAATTTTCTATGTTACATTGTATTTTTTCTTTCAATACAGTATCTTGGACATTTACAAGGTTTACATTATAGTCCATTTTCCATACGTTATCAAATGCTATGGAATTTTTTTTATACTCTTTAATTTTACTTTGAAGTACATCATAGCCATACAAAAATTGTGGATCAGATAATGTTTTTAAATAGATAAAAATCCATATTAAGGCTCCAACCCATAAATAACTGCTTTGATCCAAATTCCAAAACGTTTTTTCAGAAACAAAAAAACGGATTAAATAGATCAAGAATATAAGAGAAAGAACCACAAATAAAAAGGTGGTCCACTTTGTTATGGCTTTATTCTGTTTGTTAATTAATGTAATTTCGCTATTCCTGTTCCAGATGCTTTTTGTAAGGATTTTAAAAGACGCTAAATAATAGATAGAATTCATAGTTAAATTGATAACAAGCGAAATCACTTTTAGTTTACTGACTGTGGATTCAGACCATAAAAATTTGAAAACAGCCAAGGATAGAATCAGCAATGGTATAATGAAATGCAAACCTTCTTTTGCTTTGATTTCAGTTTTGTTATGAATTAAATGGGTAAAATACAAATACAGACAAGGCCAAGAGGTAACAGTAAATAAGACATTGATAAAATACAATTTATTGGCAAAAAAAGGAACATTCACCATTCCGCTGAAGAAGAATCTGGTGGAGCTTAAAAAGAAAAAAATAATTAAATACACATTAGCATGTTGATTGGATTTAAATTTAAATCCAATCAAATAAATAGTGATATAACCAAAAATAGCAGTGGTTAAATAGATTAAAGTAAAGAGCATACACCTTTTGTTTTGGTGGGGCACAGTTTTGATTTAAAGAATAAGGCACTCCTATTTCCTTTTTTACAAACCTACAACTAATTAGTTAGGATTGATACATAATAGACTTGTTATAACATAAAAACAACTTGTCATTTCTTTAAAAAAGCTATTTTTTGGAGTGACTCCCCGATTTTAATCCCTTTTCGTCGATTGTTTTTGTCACACTAATCCCTAAACCGGAGTGTTTAGCTTCTGGACTATTCGGCACTTATCAAAGCCTTCATAATCTAGGAGAACTATTTGTCAAAAGCTTGAAAACCTTTGTTCATTAGTTCAAAACCCGTAAACCTGTTTTTTTAGTTTTATTAGAGTTTGTAGCATTGCAAATTAATAATAAAAAACTAGCATTTAAATGAAGAAAATAATCTACTTACTGATTGCCATAAGTTCTATTAGTGTTTCTGCACAGGTAGGCATTGGCGTTGAAACTGCAAAAATTAATGCTTCTGCACAATTGGAGGTGAGTTCAACCACAAAAGGATTCTTGGCACCGCGAATGACAAGTGCCCAAAAAGAGGCAATTATTAATCCAGCTTCAGGTTTATTGATTTACCAAACCGATGGTACAAGCGGTTTTTATCATTATAACGGAACTCTTTGGGTTTTTAGTATTGGCGAAAAAGGTATTCAAGGTCTTCAAGGAGAACAAGGAATTGTTGGACTACAAGGTGCAACAGGTGAAACTGGATTAAAAGGTCCCGAAGGCGATAAAGGTCTAACTGGAAACCAAGGTCCTCAAGGTAATCAAGGAATTGTTGGATTGCAAGGTGAAACAGGTGAAACCGGACTGAAAGGTGCTGAAGGAGACAAAGGAGTAACGGGAGACCAAGGACCTCAAGGAGAACAAGGAATTGTTGGACTGCAAGGTGCAATAGGTGAAACTGGATTGAAAGGTGCTAAAGGTCTAACTGGAGATCAAGGTCCTCAAGGAGAACAAGGAATTGTAGGACTACAAGGTGCAATAGGTGAAACTGGATTGAAAGGTGCCGAAGGAGATAAAGGTTTAACTGGAGATCAAGGACCTCAAGGAGAACAAGGAATTGTCGGAATACAAGGTGAAACTGGATTGAAAGGTGCTGAAGGTGATAAAGGTCTAACTGGAGATCAAGGGCCTCAAGGAGAGCAAGGAATTGTGGGACTACAAGGTGAAATCGGATTG
This region of Flavobacterium lacustre genomic DNA includes:
- a CDS encoding helix-turn-helix domain-containing protein, with product MLFTLIYLTTAIFGYITIYLIGFKFKSNQHANVYLIIFFFLSSTRFFFSGMVNVPFFANKLYFINVLFTVTSWPCLYLYFTHLIHNKTEIKAKEGLHFIIPLLILSLAVFKFLWSESTVSKLKVISLVINLTMNSIYYLASFKILTKSIWNRNSEITLINKQNKAITKWTTFLFVVLSLIFLIYLIRFFVSEKTFWNLDQSSYLWVGALIWIFIYLKTLSDPQFLYGYDVLQSKIKEYKKNSIAFDNVWKMDYNVNLVNVQDTVLKEKIQCNIENYIIEIEHLALHSNLFFKETFSAEDLANKLGIPKSHLLYVFKYHSNVSFSDFKKIIRIQKAIGFMEEDYLKSNTMESLATDVGFSSYSPFFKSFKSITGLSPQEYCTKMD
- a CDS encoding HU family DNA-binding protein, yielding MAITITPIGKTNPTNPNAPMLYYPKSTKTGEIDLEELSEQIAYSSSLTQADCYAVIISLVTTVSKELEAGKIVRLGHLGAFQISVKGTASTTPEAVSPKNVRSASVIFRSGKKFKVMLNNLKFVRK
- a CDS encoding DUF4258 domain-containing protein → MKFIHRFAYYFIGLIMGMFFVAIVFSGKDTRCNYFPNARVLNDLRNKPFNYSDKASQILAESWIDTVDIKNTLKFGDIDFDQSNVEVEKGKLYVIEGKTLKNQEITLKVINYSDKAVLQDIIKK
- the tsaE gene encoding tRNA (adenosine(37)-N6)-threonylcarbamoyltransferase complex ATPase subunit type 1 TsaE, with the translated sequence MNIVFSLDQLEEVAKQIIAQNPHKVILFHGEMGVGKTTLIKQLCKSLGVTEATSSPTFSLVNEYQANDNQLVYHFDFYRLKNEIEAMDMGVDDYLYSGNWCFIEWAEKIPSLVPEPHSVVTIELLPNGKRSLELI
- a CDS encoding alanine dehydrogenase, encoding MSILISPFTKQQLLPQEEKLEITRKKSELFIGIPKENSYQERRICLTPDAVNSLTYHGHRVMIESGAGESSSYSDKEYSDAGAEVTKDTKKVFGCPMILKVEPPSLAEIEMINPKTILISAIQIKTRKKIYFEALAKKKITALAFEYIKDEDGTYPAVKSLSEIAGTASILIAAELMITNEFGKGLLFGNITGVPPTDVVILGAGTVGEFAAKTAIGLGANVKVFDNSITKLRRLQNNLNQRIFTSTIQPKSLLKALRRCDVAIGAMRGLERCPVVVTETMVEHMKKGAVIVDVSIDTGGCFETSEVTSHEKPTFIKSNVLHYCVPNIPSRYSKTASLSISNIITPYLMQIAEDGGIESAIRCDKGLKNGVYMYHGILTNKAIGEWFGLPDSDINLIVF